A window of Mustela lutreola isolate mMusLut2 chromosome X, mMusLut2.pri, whole genome shotgun sequence genomic DNA:
CCAGGACAGAAGAAGCACATGTGTGGGAAAGGTCCATGACTcccggctccttctctttctccgcAAGCAGGATTTCCAGGTTCTCAACCGAACACCCCCCGGCAGCCAGGTAAACTGCTCCGCACACCCAAGTTGCTGGGGTCAGAGAGCAGAGGCATTGCTAGCTGTCAACAGCCAGCCCGCCTCCTCCTACCGCCCTCCTGCCTGGCACCGGGAgacccctccctgccaccccgCACCCCCCTCATCCCAGCacttcctgccttctcttccatGCCCGTGGGTCAGGCCCAGGGCAGCTGTGCAAGCACTTTCCAAGACTCCTGCGTCTGCCAGGCTGGTGGAAGTGAGAAGAGGTACAGAGACAGCAGGTAGGGGAGCTGagtgtgcggggggggggggggggggggctgcccccTGCATCCAGCGGAGATCCGTCCTAGTGGGAGTCTAGGCGGTTCCGTGGACACCAAGCGTGCTTCAGGCCTGCAATCAGCAGCACAGAGCTTCAGCCTCAGCGCCCACGTTGCTCCGCATGGAAGAACCAGCCTGTAGCTCAAATGTGGCAGAATTTTCCCTGACGGAAGGAGACCTTGCTCTTGGCCCTCTCTCCGAGCACTTGCATGAGAAACCGAAATAAGCCTCCTGCCAGCCTCAGAGCCCAGGAAGGTTCTTCACAAGGGTCCCAGAGGCACCTATTTGAAACGCACTGTCAAGGAAGGTAGGCCCCTTGGCTCCCGCTCTAGCCTCTGGCCACCTGCCTGCCACAGAGACAAAGCTTTCAGTGTCCTTAGGATAAAGGTAATTCACTAGCCCAGACGGCCACACTGATTACCAGGCGTAATGAACCATCCTGGTTCATGGCAAGTTTGCCTGTGACGTACCTGCGTGGCCTGGTGGGCAACTCCGTTTAACACTTCATAGTCacattgtttgctttcttttctacACTTGTGAAGAGGACTGTGGGTGGGCACGACCTTTAGTTTCTCTCAAAACAGGCAGGTCGGGGGAGGGGCCGAAGTGAGAGGACGTAGATCGGGCACAGGGATGAACTGgcttctacccccaccccccgcctgtcTGGGACTAGAGACAGTCGCACTTCACACCACTTATGAGACCCTAAGAGCTGAGGCTGCATCTGAGGGTGGTTAAAAAGGAGATGGAAACTGAGCGGCTTTGTATCCGTGTATCCTAACTCCCCTGCGTGCCTATGGATCATATGTAGACCCcaataaagctggaaagaaaaattaaattaaaattctaaaaacttttaaaaattaaaagagagatgcctggaatGCCAGccaaaatacaagaaataaagagaagggtCAGAAAGGAAAGACGTTAACAACCGATTAAAGAAAACCCCCTTGAGAAGACAAAGGCCCCTCAGCTCCAAACCAGATTGCCCCAAAGCTGGGCCGTGCCTGGTGAACATTCCTGAACTCCCAGGATAACTGGAACCTCCTAGAAGCttccaaacaaaagaaatcagCCACAGCAGGAGGAAATCCGAGTGAGCCCGCTATCCAGGCAGCTCTGGGAGCCAGAAGCTGGAGTCGTGCCTGCAGGCCTGgtggtcgggggcggggggggggggggtgctccctgcgactccctcccccagccagtCACTCACCCAGCAGGGGACAGGAAGCTGAAGTTCAGGAACTATACGTAGTGGAAGAAAAGCTGCTGGACCACACAGGGCAGAGGCCCCGGGGAGCAGCAGCTGCAGCCATCACCTTGCAAGCTGGGCAGTGCTGCCTCTGTGTGGGGCAGAAAGCCCAGAGAACAGGCACAGTGCTGGTTCATTCtgtgtgtcaacttggctaggctaGGTTTTTGGTAAAACACCACTGTCAGAGTCACCgtgagggatttttttctttttttaggcgAGATTAATACCAAAATCAGTAGACTCCGAGGCGAGCAGATCGGCCTCCATAAATGCAGCTCTTCCCTGAATCTGCAGCCCCCAAAACTGTGTGGGCCCATTTCCTGGTCTGTTGCTCAGGAGAATCCCAACTGATACAGTTATAAGCCTGGAATCATGAGCATGCAGCTACTAGACAGGCCAATGAACTGCAGTTATCACGGGACAGTTTCACATAATGTCACAGAATTGGATCGATGCAGTAGACAAAATGAGTCGGAGTGTGAAGGAACCAAACAGTACAATTATCAAACTAGGTTCTGGAGAAACACAGGAAAGTGCATGAAAGGAGAGGCAGTTTTTCCCAGTCTGTGGAACAAGTTTTCAAAGTTATTTATACATTTGGCTTCCCTTGTGGGTTGAACAGTTCCCCCCAACATCCAAACAAAAAGAGTCCTGACCGCCAGCATGTGCGAGTGTAACCTTATCTGGACACAGGGTCTACCCAGAGGCCATCGAGTTATATGAGGTCGTTAGGGTGGGGCCCTGAGCCAACGGGACCGGGTCCCTCTAAAAGGGGGTCATTTGGATACAGAGATGGGCACGCAGGGGAAGGCCACATGAGGAGGGGGACAGAGCTCGACGTGAGGTTTCCCCAAGCCCAGGAACGCCACTGATGGCCAGTGACCACCAGAAACTAGAGGAGAGGCCCAGAGCCGACGGTCCCTCAGAGCCGCCAGGAGGAGCCACGCCTGCCCAcacctggatctcagacttcGGGCCCCCTGGTCTGTGAGGGAAGGGATTTCGTTCGTTTGAGCCACTCGGTGTGGGGGCCTTGGTCAAGGCGGCCCTAGGAAACTCATACTGTCCCCAAACACCCTTAAGCAACACATCCTCAGACCGTTACCCAATACAATTAGAAATACACAGTAAGAGATGACCACAAAGTCTTGACAACTCAGATAAGCTCTACTCTGCAAGCTTAATGTCCGTGAAGACGTGAAAGCGAAATTAGAAACACCCGTAATGCAAAGCAAAGAGGGAGATCTCACTCGGAAACGTTAGTCTCTGGCCTCAGTTATTCAAGATGGAAAATGACAAAGGAACGTAGTTTTCCTCTTCAGAAAtcagaggaaaagaacaaaaactaaacCCAAAGAAAATAGGCAGATGTAATTAATAAGATTAAAAGTTGAAGTTAATGAAgcagaaaaccaaaaatttaaaaagaaaaaaaggataaagataaaatcaaaatcttggttgtttttcctttgtaaagACCAATGGAATGTATAAACGGTAAAGGAGCTATTGCTGCAAATGCCGAAGAAACAGAAAGACTCGTGGCAATACACCTGAACCTTTAGAGGAAACTGACTTTACAGACCCTGACACACGTAGAGGCGCTAATGATTTTTTAGAGCAGCATCTGATGAGACCCCATTTATGCAGAATcacaagcatgtgtgtgtgtgtgtgaagtataGCTAAATGTGTGGGAGGGGCATCTGTGAGGAGTGTGTTTGCACTCCCATGAACTGGTGTATGAGCGTGGAGGTGGGTGTGTGCATGGGGAGGGACGTGTGAGTGCGGTGCACGTGCATGGGCTGAGGCATAGAAAGCAGGGTCCCCACAATGCCAACGCGCAAAACCCTCTTGCAGATATTTGTCTGCCCTGTGGGAATTCTGCACAAGGCCAGGCTTCGCAGGAAGCACTAACACCCAGTGGCCTCCCTGAAGAAACACAGCATAATTACTGTGAGCATCCCCTACCTCCAAAGCTCACGGGTGTGCTGTGCTTTGTCCCATCTGCTGGGCGACATGCGGGCTGGGTCCAGTCTGGGACTTGTATGAATACAGCCGCCACGAGCAGTCAtatgtgagtctgtgtgtggACACATAAACTCATCTGTCGGCTAAGTGAGTACCTGCTAGTGGAATCACAAGGTCATGGTGGCAGGTGCATACTGGCCATTTTAAGACGCGGCCCGACTGCCTTCTACAGTGGTCGTATCCTCCAACATTTCTACCGGTTCTTTGGCATCCTCACCGACACTTGCCACCAGCAGACTTTTATCTcatggccattctaatagatgttaAAGTTCAGGAATTCTGAGAGCTGATGGTGAAACACCACCGTTAATAGAAATGAAACTGTCTGAACGTTCACCTATATTAAAACAAAGGGGGTACCCGGAACTCCTCACGCCCTATTTCACCAGCTTACTGCCATCCCCCGTCACAGCCAACAGCACAGCGCGCTCCGGTGAGTCTCTCCCCGGCCTTGTGTTCCATGACGTGGTGCGGGTGCCTGGAAACTGGCCTGGTGGACGGCCTGACACCACCATGGGACTCGGCATACGCTACAAACCAGGGCTTGATCCTTTATTGCTTGGTTGATTGTGTAAACTTGAGTCTGTAGTCATTCCATTGTGACTAGCAGAAaaggggggggtgtgtgtgataCTCTTCCAGTATCAAAAACTATGCTCTAGTTCAGCAAAGGTGTGCCTCTTGTCACCAATGAACATGGGAAGTTCCCACGCACATCTTTGTTTCACTTCCTCTTACTCATTAACACAAATGAAAATAGCGACCAACACTTACTTGGGAACCATACTCGTGTATTTACATCCTTCGTATTAGTAAAACTAGAAACTACTCACGAGTGtggatatatacacatacatgcataccgAGAGATACACGCGTTTGCTTTCCTGGAGAGCTGCTGTCACCCACCCAGCCTGTCTGTGCAGCACAGAAGGCATCAGGTTTGGCCTGGGAGGGTGCCTGAAGCCAggagagcccaaggtgggccCAGAGACCACTCTGGGCCAGTGGCAGTGGCCACAGATCAGGCTGTGAACCTGGCTGCCCGGGGCCTACAGTCAGGCCCCTCCTGACATGCCTATTGGGTAAGAGAGGGACCCTCTTGGCATCCGCTGATAATTATCAGCTAGATAATGGAGACCCAACCCAGCTTGGGCACCAGGGAATCTGAGGGTTCCTGGCTGCTTCAATCCTGGTGGTGCCCCTACTCTCTCAGCCCCGGCCTGGTGCAGGCTCTGGGGCCGTGGGCCCACGCTGGCCTGGCCTGTGGCCCTCTGCCAGGTGGGTGTTCTCCTGCGCAGGGAGCCAACCAGCCTTCCCTGGGAAGCCCAACAGTGCACAGACCACACTCCCTGACTAGCCCCCACAGGTCCTTCCCTTACTGTATACCTTCCCCCACTGCTGCCATCCTGTCCTTGGCCAGACCAGGGGTTTCCCTCCAACCGAGCCCCAACCCCGTTGCTCTTCTCCCCTAGTAGCCATCCTCCCCCTGAGGCCTGCTATGGTCCATTCTCCAGAGGGCAGCCCGAGAGGCActgtaaaaacataaaattttgccCCTCTCCTGCCTACAACTTTCTGTGGCTCCCCATTACCCTCAGGGTCAGCCCAGACCCCCCCTGTCTGAGGAAATGGGCATGGCCCCAGGTGGTCACTGCCTGTGTTCTGACCTCACCATTCTACCTCACACATTGCTGTCCCTCTAGTCACTCTGACCTAGTTAGAGTAGCCCCagtgggcctggctggctcaaggCTTTGCTCCTGCGAGTCACTCTTGGGTGTGGccgccccacccaccccacccctcctcacCTGCTCTCCCTGTCTCACAGACATCCCGCCCCTGCCTTGCCCCATTGTTTGTGACACAGGTGGGGCCCCAGAGGCAGGTTAGCTTGCTCCCAGAAGCCTGACCAAGCCATAAACTTCTTCCCAGGTGCTGCCGTCACAGTACTGGCCGGACCTTCTCTCCTGCACACGTCAGGCGCCCCTCAGCCCACACGCACCAGGGGGCCCTCCTAGAGACCGACTTGCACATGTAAGGCCCTTTCCGCGTATGGGCCTGTGTGCAAAAGGGGGCGCCCCCCGATTTCTCCCGCACCCGGAGCAGGTCAGGCTGTTCTACGGGCCCATCTTTCATCCTGTTGCCACCGCgcagggcagggacagaggctTCGGGAGAGGAAAGAGCTGCCCAGGATCCACAAGGGGCAACAACTGGAGCTGGGCTGTGCGCCTAGGCAGGCACGGGACTCTGCGGGCACAGCACCCTGGGCTCCCTGGAGGCACTCCTCCGGTTCCGTCCCCAGCTCAGATTCGGGGCCAAGGCGGATGATCCTGAGGCCCCCCACCACCAATTTCCTGAGCCTTGGGGGTGACAATGCAGGGAGTGGGTGAGGAGCGAGGCAACAGCAGACCAGAAGGGGAGGAGGCCCGTGGTGGgggacccccagccctgcccgtcAGCTCCCTGGACCAGCCTTTGAGCCAGGGATCCTCACCCGCACACCCACCCACGAGGCGCACCGCCAAGCATAGGTCACAAGGGGGCGGctggcagggggggggggggcctctgCTCTGGCCTGgctccccacctgccccctctGCGCAGGGCGTAGAGGGGCAACGGGAAACTCGCTGGTGAGTGGTTGTTGATGTTTATTGAGACCAGGTGAAGGGCGGGAGCCTGCAGCAGCAAACCACTAGAGCACAGTCCGGGGGGCCGGGAGAAAGCTCTTGGGCCACAGGGCTACACAGGCCAGGGCCAGGAGCAGGCCCTGCACACACCCAGGGCTAGCAGGCTAAGAGGACAGGGAGAGACAACAGGGCACTGGTCCGGGGCTAGCTCCAGGCCCCAAAGCCCAACGCAACAGTCAGAGCCGGTGCCACCCACGGTGCTGGGAGGTGGCCTCGCCAAGCCCCTGGCACTCAGGCTTCAAGGCTTGGGCCATCGGGTGGCACATACATGGGCTCGATGTGGGCCCAGCTTCGGGCCTGCTCGTCGGCCCAGCCAAGCAGCTCGGCAGCCCGGTGCAGGAAGACCAGGAGCAGCGTGTGGACATCGCCCTCAGCCGAGTGGGCTGCGCTGGGCTCCGCCTGGAAGTAGCGGCGGAAGAGGCTGCCCAGGCTGTAACCCTTGCAGCCCTGGGCCCTGGTGCCATGGCTGTGGGCGCGGTCCAGGCTCCGCAGCGCGGGCAGTGTGTCCAGGCAGACGGTGTCCTCGGGCAGGCGGGCGCCCAGGCGCCGCAGCTCTGTGCACAGCAGCGGGAAGTCGTAATCAAAGCCGTTGTGGGCCACGAGGCAGACGGGGCCCTCCTGGCGGCTCAGGAAGGCCTGCAGCGTCCGCACCACGGCGGCGTCGAAGCCGGCCTTCCGGCACCGCGCCAGGCTGGCACTGCTCAGGCCAGTGATCTCACTGGCCTTGGCCGTGAAAGGGCGCTCCGGGCTCATGCACAGCGTGAGCTTGTCCAGGACCCGGGGCAGCACAGGGGCACCAGCCTCATCTCGGTCTGGGTTCTCCAGGGAGGAGCGGTGCACTGCAAACAGGGATATCTCGGCCACCTCAGGATTGACACTGGGGAGCCCGGTGGCTTCCAGATCCAGGAAGACGAAAGTCTCTGCCCGGGGCGCCTCGGACATGGCGATGTGCTCACGGGGACAGCAAAGCCTAAAGCTGCCAGGGTAAGAGGCACAAAACCTGAGGGTCAGAGTGATGGGGCTGCCTGGGCCCAGCCACACACAGCTGATTCTGGGGCCAATGTTCCAAGTCCCTTTGTCCAGGATGaggcctcccagggccttggCACACTCCTCATTCTGTGTCCCAGTCCCTCCCTGGCCACTGTCACTACTACCAACTAGTAAACAGCAAAAGGTAGGGCCGGTCTGCGCAGATCCCAGCCTGGAGGCCTCTGCCACCTGCCTCCAGGTACCTGAGAGGCCAAGTGCACCAGGCCCATGTCACTAGGGACCCAGGGAGGGGCCAGCCCGGGATGGTATCTTCACTGAGACACCTTGGCTGGGAGCCTACAGTCCTAGGGTCATTTGTCGGGAAACAGGCAGCCAAGCCTCCTTGGTTTGGACTCCTCTGGCCTCCCTGGCACACCAGGTGCCTTCCCCAACTGGGCCACCTGCCTCTGGGCTCCCGGCGGCTGTCCTCACCAACCCTGCTGCGATGGCTTACCTGGGGCGGGTGTTGGCCGGCTTCCTGGGCTGCTGGGCACCTGTCTCCACACAGGCTGCTCCAGGCGGCCTTTAATCAGTGGCCATGGCCCGCCCCCAGCCGCCTGTTGGGCAACGAGGAGGCCTAAGGCCGCAGGACCTGTGCAGCAGGCTCACCGCCCCCTCGCTCACTCACAGGCTGCTAGACACACGCCCTGTGTTTACAAATTGGAAAGCAGATTCCTGGGCCACACGCAGCCTCCCCACAAGCCGGGCCATGGGCTGGAGGAACGTGTCATCACAGGCTCAAGGAGGAAGGACGAGCCACCCGGCCTGGCCTCCAAGTCTGACCGGGGCCAGGACTTAGCAGCTGACTGGGGCGACTCCCAGCAAGGTGGCAAGTCCCTTTCTCCAGAGCAGAGCTCTACCAGTGTCACAGGGACCAGGCTGGCCCTCATGAGGCTAAAGAGAGCTCGGGAGTGGGCAAGAGGTGTGTGCATGTGCCGTGCTTAGCCAAGAAAGGGAAAGGCGCCCTCGGGATGGGACCTGGGTGTCACCCCAGTGACCTTGAACACTTTCCACGCTGCCTGGCTCCCACAGGCTCTCACAGGCTCGCCTGCCAGCAGGAAGGGGAGATGGTATCTGTTTCACGGGCACAATGACCCATAATATCGAAGAGGCCTTTAGCTGAGGCtgccaggaaggaggaagaggtgagGCCTCAACTGGCAAGCCACGTGGGCTCCCGCTGAGCCAATCCTGCCCCACCAAATGACGAAGGATGAGCAACGGGAAAGGTGCGTGTACAAGGCTGCCTCTGCGGCACCCCTAGCCccgtgggagggggagggaaggccaGCCCCTCAGAACCCGGACAAGAAGGCCCTCCCTGGCCAGAAAGTGGGCAGCATTGTCCTGAGGATCTCATTCCAGAGCGAGACGTGTCAGCCCTCGGCAGTGGGTGCCCACAGACCCAGCCTCCTGCCAGGGGCACAGGCAGGCAACTGAGAGGCTGGCTGCGGCCTGCCCGCTGCGGGCCCGCACCAGTCCCCGCACCAGTCCCTTGGCAGGTGAAGCCGTGGGTGCAGCTGGGCAGCAGTGAACCTGGGCCTCCGCCAGCGGTCTCCTTGTCTGCAGCACCCACGGGGGGGCTTGACGAGGTGAAGGCACAGAAGCAGATGAGGCCCATAGCCAGGGCCAGCCTCTGCAGTGGACCAAGTGTTGGGAGGGAGGCCCCTCCTTGAGGCCCCTTTGGCCTGTGGCTGGTctgagggaggcagaggcccCACCAGTCATGCCTGTTCCCATGCTTGCAGGGAAGGAGGTGGCCGTGACAGGCGCACTGCTCAGGGTGAGGGAGATCCTGGGTCACCCTGGGAAGTCCAGAGAGCAGCTTCCTGGACAACCAGTCAGGCTACCGGCAAGAATTCCCCAGGCCGGtgcagggagccctggggaggaCGGAGGAGGGAAACACAGGGCCTGGCCACTGGGTCCCGGATGGGGCGGGTGCCCGGGGCTGGGCCATGGCCCTCACATGGGACCCCAAAGGCCAGTCACAATGGATGCAGCAGGGGGCAGTCAGGTGCAACGGCGAGATGCAGACTTCTGGAGCTTGACATCGATCAGTTTAactgggcaggggaagggaaggaagaggggcagGAAGCCCACGGCCAGCTGCGGCCCGGGATCCAGGGTGCCAGCCCGGGAAGAGCAGCCGACGGAGCAGCGGGGTGCCCTGGCCCCTCAGCTCTGGCCAGGCGGCAGGAGGAGGCAGGCGCGAGGCAGCTTGGGGAACCCGagccttcctttctctccagctcacccctgcctcctcctgaCTTCCCTCCTGAGCTGCTTCTCCCGCCCGAGGCTCGCcctgcgccccccgccccccgccacctgGCTCTTCGGCGCGGAGCTTCCTGCTCACAGCCTACTCCATGCCTTTCTGCAGACTGTCACGGAAGATCTTGTATTTCTGGGTTAGTTCTTCCATTTTGGTGGctgcagagaaaaaaaacaaaacgaacagCAAAGTGACGCCTCGTGCTTCCCAGCCTGGAAGAGGCcactgcctgcccccaccccgagCCCTTCTTCAGCCCCAGGCTTCCCTGCGCCTGACCCTCGGGGGGCCTGCAGCCGGTCCAACTGCCACCGAGATCTGGaagctgctgagctgggagctgctAGGAGGTCGGTGACTGAGAGCAGAGAATGGAAGGCCCTGGGGGCtccaggctgagccccagggcaggTTCTACTCCCTGGGCCACATCCCTGCCCACCACAACCCTCACCACAGAGCCCAGGAGCCAGGGGCTCTTCCAAGCTGCACGGCACGCCGCAACTGAGGTCCCGATGCAGGTAATGAGCGCAGGGTGCCAAGTACAGGGACTTCTGCTCACGCCCCTCTCCCACCCTGGGGCCTCCGCGCTCTTTCCTTCAGTTCCCGGGTTAGTGGCGCCTTCCCTTAAATACACATTCTCTCCTCacctctctgcctccagcccggcccctgccccgccccacgGCAAGGTCTTTAATCGACATTTGGTCCCGCCTGTCCAGAGGGGGACATTGAGGCTCAAGCATCATGTGGTGTGCCTCAGCGGGACAAGCCTGGCCCCAACACCCCTCTGGGACCCTCCGCTCGTCATCAGCGCTCCCGCTGAGCACATTCGACTGTGCTTCCTGTCCCCATCACCTTCCTCCTCCCGTGGGGTCTTCCTAGGTCCCTTTCGCAGTCCTCCACCTCTGCCACAACCCCTGGCCTGCCCACTGTGCCTCCTGGGGCCACCTCAACGCTGGGTGCCCCACCAGCTCGCACGTCCTGGGCTCTCTTGGCCAGAAGCCAAGGCTGCAGTTCACGCTCCGAAAGCCACTGGGATTGGCCCTCATTTTGCTGATCTGTGCATTTTCTCTCTATTCCTACACACTTGCTTGCCTGCTCCTGCTGTCCTGCCCCCACAGAGCTCTCGCCCTTGATTTTTTTCAGCACTCTGGCAACCACTTTTAACTTCTAAGGGTCTTTgcttgttttcctctttgttgtTTTCTCATGGTTTTCTAGGTTAGAGTGTGCTGGGAAGCTCTCATTTCTGAATGACTTTTCCAGgtctttcttctctgttccatGGTGCTGGGCCACGCTGGGGAGAGAAGGCCTGGGAAGCTGCTGTGCTGGTCTCGCCTCGCTCTGGTGGAGACACCTGCGTCCCACGTCCTGCACAGCGTTTCCCAGCAGGGGCTCTGCGGGCGGGGTCGGGGGACAAGGCAATGGACATGGCCATCATGTCACGGACACTTGCACCAGAAAAAAGTGGGCTTCAGTTGGGATGCTGAAGCCATGCCAGGAGCCTGGGTTAGCCATTTATTTCAGTCAATTTCTTTATGAAAGGACAGGCAAGAGTCTCACTGGGGGCAGCACTCTGTACAGACTGGCTTCCGGCCCActccccaccgccccctccccctgccccccagggctGCGGGCCACACGGTCCTGGGACAGCAGCCCCGCTACCAGACAGGCCCCACTCTTCTCCCCTGGGCTGTGGCCTTCTCCAGCTCTCCGAGTTGGTGCGATTGACTCCCCTCCCACACTCCCCGCAGAGGCGACGGGGCTTCAGGGCCACTCAGCAGAGACGGTGACTGGTGACCGATGATAAGAGGAGCAGCCCAGTTTGTGCCGCCAAGGCCCTCTCCACACACGCAGCAGCATGGCTCAGGACACGGGCCCAGcaggcacccccagccccccactgTGACGTGGGGATGTGCTATCAACAGAGCCTGGCTACTGACACACAGAGAGGACGCCCAGCCTCCTGTCCTGGGGAGGGAAGGGCCACCAACACGCAGACCTCCCACAGCTCCAGGTCCTGAAGGTCCTGAAGAGGCCACAGGCCGAGGCCTTGGGTTCGGTCAGGTGGGACACAGGGAAGGCGGGAAGGCAGGAAGGCCGTTCCGACTGGCCCTGGCATGGAGTCGGCATGGACTGCTTCCCTGGTGTGTCTGTGGCCCAAGAACTCATGTCAAACAACATCTGGAGGGGCCGTGctttccctccccactctccagaCCCACCGAGAGGGCCAGGATCTCAAGGGTGAGCCTGTGGGGCACCccacagaaggagggggagagagggttCACACAGCTCAGGCGTCACGGTTAGCCCTCCAGCAGTCCTGTGAAAGACACTAAGGACCATCATTCCAGTAACGGTGGCATTTTATTAACAGCAATTATGTACAGTGGCGGGGGGAGTCACAGTGACAGTGGTGACTAGGATAAATGTTaggacaaattttaaaatggatgaCCTTGTGGCGGGTCCATCAGGAAGAAGAGACCCGCGCGTGCCTGGTATACACATGCCAAGAGCGGCAAGGCGGCTGACTGCTTGCTGGCTGGCACGTCCACACAGAGGGAGGGCTCAGAGCTCTGTGACCTTAAGGTACTTCTTGGGGGTGCCCTGCGGGTAAACATTTACAAGCAAACGCCAGGGCTTGGGagcaggtggggagtggggtgtcCACAAGGGCTCTGAGGAATTCCACAGGCCTAGCAGTCTAGAAGGCCACATGCAAACCCAGGGCTGTGCCAGTACCCAGGAGAGGACGGACAAGGACCTGAACGATTGCCTCTGGCTGACCTCGAGGCTCAGAAcaagcaggaagtgaaggagaaggaagagctgtCAACTGTCTGGCTGAGTGCTGATGAGAAGCCAGGCTCCCTATCTGAGAAACTCAGCGAACTCCGAAAGGGAGAAAGTCAAGGCCATCTGCACCAAGACTGATTTGAATCTGACTCTGCAGAGCCAAAGACCAATCAGTTCTTGAGCCCCAGAGGAGCAGAGGGCCCATGGAAGGGTCTCCACAGGGTCCACAGCTGGGTTCACATCACAAGCCGAACACAAGATTCCTACCTGGCTCCTTAAGAGTTTGCCAACATCAGCTATGGGGCGCTGAACATGAACAAATGACAGACACACATGGCACATGAGTCTCCCAGAGATGTCACCACCGTCCGGTTAGGACGGCAGCTAGCCGTCAACGGGAAAAG
This region includes:
- the TREX2 gene encoding three prime repair exonuclease 2 — its product is MSEAPRAETFVFLDLEATGLPSVNPEVAEISLFAVHRSSLENPDRDEAGAPVLPRVLDKLTLCMSPERPFTAKASEITGLSSASLARCRKAGFDAAVVRTLQAFLSRQEGPVCLVAHNGFDYDFPLLCTELRRLGARLPEDTVCLDTLPALRSLDRAHSHGTRAQGCKGYSLGSLFRRYFQAEPSAAHSAEGDVHTLLLVFLHRAAELLGWADEQARSWAHIEPMYVPPDGPSLEA